The Hemiscyllium ocellatum isolate sHemOce1 chromosome 19, sHemOce1.pat.X.cur, whole genome shotgun sequence genome has a segment encoding these proteins:
- the scaf11 gene encoding protein SCAF11 isoform X1 yields MGRRKLPETAAAPDQDQDFDGGEGEQECAENGVLAATTTDQVDWCPICLNHFVDQEVAVPESCCHVFCLRCILAWAEKRNCCPIDRKPFSLVYKQVNIKSNVKIPIKQSFSKNSQEQQPCSIEDHCHSIAGGNVAFNDGFCTCLKEKCERGCAAWQQTDFCEIQSIFDTGSDKRNRTSKKNKNKINRKVCYQPCVRNDLNSFAPQYGKSEMSNFETEICTDYVDMCEITPLIRQKRRGPESNRPRWRLASTVLTTGMLRYGVDSIPVESDEAATALSQQDLMSETVFPSKPFALGRSVYFPGKVCALAGTRGGGEKKTLSGASGSTNAGNNETTPGRRRSMRISNAEKLDKSASSAQRSQSNSGASVPTTSPECARTPPKRGGKQKSKRKVETEQNKTPPDKKKTRVTRSSYKKSSSSSSDPNDSPFVSETEYQPLSNPDNSDASHSSSNDCGDRNPSVEKDNDEEENDKRQENKNSPVSEEDCAPNIDQINTEVSGISNLPPTTDDKNCGSCVEPNSGNSAENNDKEFIEKEQSSSKNGIYSLSEDVTCIDVTHSDQGIGQIKYLESPSKEDITDVEKKALVDDQNSEHSKVIEFRERMNNTCEDDTGKESVIENPEKCVEGIQSKGKMSSGSINSEQLEETDSVKVEENLDEPHSTSDCGSAVATESLIEIPGKFMNNSDLVREMSLESIKPEMFKKMGSLKKLSAKETSDSQRGTPEMFMEDNYPESEVLQNVKLERSDTDSMEVSALHEQKSDCKDGIDQQSSVEEPHEFVENDNVKSEISSGNIEPEQSEMNQEQVVSKPSQAADWKNAIIHQSSDEIPGKITEDKSLKSGIFSESDFNQMTSETQDTNNDKRTKSETLIDGTGCGAAEEFNLDNNEVVAMECDSPINDHQVSVAELESQKASEENEESSALSSDPSHNVLLPDVTFENTNNENIGQGPPEIELKKTAEQKGKDAPRRKSRFHAASTTWSPEKERKRERKRSRSKSQGRSGSGSSSQPQVRSSPRPRGRSSSRSQGRSESRSRGKSRSKSRGRSRSRSLSRGKSRSRSRGRSRSRGRSRSRSRSHGRSRSRSRGRSRSRGRSRSISRGRSPGRPRSLGKDHHGHLDRPLHERNRLKGEDSDRSNQASPSSRKRSRSPSKERDKEELASEVDKRSTEADRGRKDRPRSRSRSRSRKRYYSGDQEEKAGFSPGRRDRYIDDSWRNIRGKDRPRMNDWERPRGYDRFRKNNRSREFPQANRYPDEQSTISTNEYIDDRNPEWVVEQVQASSDVNMRENDYRNDAKWEENRYERDDSWGNRNFGWKRGRGRFRGGSFHGDQSEMPWQNRRSHFSGEQNNSGKYQGTGARRYNDHQQNRWRGESNTSSEARDRSGWSSFSSWNARKTLPADVQSYYANRGRQASSTQSSWRGADEEQYQAPTEQDSSHGVPGFNDQANQQMNGSQQPVNIMHPPVLPQPMNPPPQPMNPPPQAMNAPPQPMNAPPQPMNVFPFPMSVHPPPPLMHFHPYIHPPPPLNVHAGIPAVQPTGAGNLPNSPPPPPPPPPPAQSMNYAIQQHDMAQPQIIPPPCSVPEVDVQSSAATVPSTSGESSKAMQLPLSIDVSPSTFQSVQQVFASLSTSKPTVEKESLKEEFETEKPKKDKASPADSKCTIQERAVEEVKLAIKPYYQKKEITKDEYKEIVRKAVDKVCHSKSGEVIPGKVANLVKAYVEKYKHARKGNPKQIPEECSIIGNKSF; encoded by the exons AAAAGAAACTGCTGCCCAATAGACCGTAAGCCCTTCAGTCTGGTTTACAAACAAGTCAACATAAAGAGTAATGTAAAG ATTCCCATCAAGCAAAGCTTCAGTAAAAATTCACAAGAACAGCAGCCATGCAGCATTGAAGACCATTGTCACAGTATTGCAGG AGGAAACGTTGCCTTCAATGATGGGTTTTGCACATGCTTAAAGGAGAAGTGTGAAA GAGGCTGTGCTGCTTGGCAACAAACAGACTTTTGTGAAATACAAAGCATATTTGACACGGGCAGTGACAAAAGGAATAGGACTTCCAAGAAGAATAAAAATAAG ATCAACAGAAAAGTATGTTACCAGCCATGTGTCAGGAATGATCTGAACAGTTTCGCTCCACAATATGGGAAGTCAGAAATGTCCAATTTCGAAACTGAAATATG CACAGATTATGTTGACATGTGTGAAATTACACCACTAATCAGACAGAAGAGAAGAGGACCAGAATCAAATCGACCCCGGTGGCGTCTTGCTTCCACTGTTCTTACGACAGGAATGTTGAG ATACGGGGTAGACTCCATTCCTGTTGAATCTGATGAAGCAGCAACTGCTCTCTCGCAGCAAGATCTGATGTCAGAAACTGTGTTTCCGTCAAAACCATTTGCACTGGGACGTTCTG TTTATTTTCCTGGCAAGGTGTGTGCACTTGCTGGAACCAGAGGAGGTGGAGAGAAAAAGACTCTGTCCGGAGCATCAGGTAGTACTAATGCAGGGAATAATGAAACAACACCAGGCCGAAGAAGATCAATGCGTATCAGTAATGCAGAAAAATTGGATAAATCTGCCAGCTCCGCTCAGCGCTCACAGTCAAACTCAGGTGCCTCAGTTCCTACAACATCCCCAGAATGTGCAAGAACGCCACCTAAAAGGGGTGGAAAGCAGAAGTCAAAAAGGAAAGTGGAGACCGAACAAAATAAGACTCCCCCTGATAAAAAGAAGACCAGAGTTACTCGTAGTTCCTATAAGAAATCAAGTTCTAGTAGTTCAGACCCAAATGATAGTCCTTTTGTCAGTGAAACGGAATATCAACCGCTGAGCAATCCAGATAACAGTGATGCAAGCCATTCATCATCTAATGACTGTGGTGATCGCAATCCTTCAGTGGAGAAGGATAATGATGAAGAGGAGAATGACAAACGGCAAGAAAATAAAAATTCACCAGTCAGTGAAGAAGACTGTGCACCAAACATTGACCAGATCAATACTGAAGTCTCAGGAATCTCCAATCTTCCACCGACTACTGATGATAAAAATTGTGGAAGTTGTGTGGAACCTAACTCAGGTAATTCAGCAGAAAACAATGACAAGGAGTTTATTGAAAAGGAACAGAGTAGTTCAAAAAAtggaatttattctctcagtgAAGATGTAACTTGTATCGATGTGACTCATAGTGATCAAGGCATTGGTCAAATAAAATATCTGGAGAGTCCGTCAAAAGAAGATATTACTGATGTGGAAAAGAAGGCACTTGTAGATGATCAAAATTCTGAACACTCTAAAGTAATAGAATTCAGGGAAAGAATGAACAATACTTGTGAGGATGATACTGGAAAAGAGTCAGTAATTGAAAATCCAGAAAAATGTGTTGAAGGTATCCAATCCAAGGGTAAAATGTCTTCAGGAAGTATTAATTCTGAGCAGTTAGAAGAAACAGATTCTGTAAAAGTTGAAGAGAATCTAGATGAACCTCACAGTACATCTGACTGTGGAAGTGCTGTTGCTACAGAATCACTTATTGAAATTCCTGGAAAATTCATGAATAATAGTGATCTGGTGAGGGAAATGTCTTTGGAGAGTATCAAACCTGAGATGTTTAAAAAAATGGGATCTCTGAAAAAGTTGAGTGCTAAAGAAACATCTGATTCTCAAAGAGGTACTCCTGAAATGTTTATGGAGGACAACTATCCAGAAAGTGAAGTCTTGCAGAATGTAAAATTGGAGAGATCTGATACAGATTCTATGGAAGTTTCAGCTCTTCATGAGCAAAAATCTGATTGTAAGGATGGTATTGATCAACAGTCATCAGTTGAAGAGCCTCATGAGTTTGTGGAGAATGACAATGTGAAAAGTGAAATCAGCTCAGGGAATATTGAACCTGAACAATCTGAGATGAACCAGGAGCAAGTTGTAAGTAAGCCATCACAGGCAGCTGATTGGAAAAATGCTATTATTCACCAGTCATCTGATGAAATTCCTGGTAAAATTACAGAAGATAAAAGCCTGAAAAGTGGAATCTTCAGTGAATCTGATTTCAATCAAATGACTTCAGAGACACAAGACACCAATAATGATAAAAGAACCAAATCTGAGACGTTAATTGATGGGACCGGCTGTGGTGCTGctgaggagtttaatttggataacaaTGAAGTAGTGGCTATGGAATGTGATTCACCCATCAATGACCATCAAGTGTCTGTAGCAGAACTTGAATCTCAAAAAGCATCAGAAGAAAATGAAGAAAGTTCTGCTTTGTCCTCTGATCCTAGTCACAATGTATTGCTGCCTGATGTCACTTTTGAAAATACCAATAATGAAAACATAGGGCAAGGACCTCCTGAAATTGAACTTAAGAAAACAGCAGAGCAGAAAGGAAAAGATGCACCACGTCGCAAATCTAGGTTTCATGCAGCATCGACAACCTGGTCtccagaaaaagaaagaaaacgtgAACGGAAAAGATCCAGGTCCAAGTCCCAGGGACGATCTGGATCTGGGTCCAGCTCCCAGCCGCAAGTAAGGTCTAGTCCCAGACCACGGGGAAGATCCAGTTCCAGGTCACAAGGGAGGTCTGAATCCAGGTCACGAGGGAAGTCCAGATCTAAGTCGCGAGGTAGATCCAGGTCCAGATCCTTATCGCGTGGAAAGTCCAGATCCAGGTCCCGAGGACGATCCAGGTCCCGAGGAAGATCACGATCCAGGTCCAGATCACATGGAAGGTCCAGGTCCAGATCACGAGGAAGATCCAGATCACGTGGAAGGTCCAGGTCCATATCACGTGGAAGATCACCAGGAAGACCCAGGTCTTTGGGTAAAGACCATCATGGTCATTTGGACAGACCTTTGCATGAAAGAAATCGCTTGAAAGGAGAAGACAGTGACCGAAGCAACCAAGCCTCTCCGTCCTCTAGGAAAAGGTCCAGGTCTCCCAgcaaagagagagataaagaagaaCTTGCAAGTGAAGTTGACAAGAGGAGCACTGAAGCAGATAGAGGAAGAAAAGATAGACCACGCTCGAGGTCAAGATCTAGATCCAGAAAACGATATTATTCTGGAGACCAAGAAGAGAAAGCTGGTTTTTCTCCAGGCAGAAGAgacaggtacattgatgacagcTGGAGAAATATTCGAGGAAAGGATAGACCCAGAATGAATGACTGGGAAAGACCAAGAGGTTATGATAGATTCAGAAAAAATAATAGGAGTAGAGAATTTCCACAGGCTAACAGATATCCAGATGAACAGTCAACTATAAGCACTAATGAGTATATAGATGACCGGAATCCTGAATGGGTAGTGGAACAAGTGCAGGCATCTTCAGATGTCAATATGAGAGAAAATGACTACAGAAATGAtgctaaatgggaagaaaatagaTATGAAAGAGATGACTCTTGGGGTAATAGGAACTTTGGTTGGAAACGTGGTCGTGGACGTTTCCGGGGAGGCTCCTTCCATGGTGACCAAAGTGAAATGCCATGGCAGAACCGAAGGTCACATTTCTCAGGTGAGCAAAACAATTCAGGGAAATATCAAGGAACTGGAGCCCGTCGGTATAATGACCATCAACAAAATAGGTGGCGAGGTGAATCAAATACATCTTCAGAGGCCCGTGACCGTTCTGGATGGTCATCGTTCTCCAGTTGGAACGCAAGGAAAACTCTGCCAGCTGATGTCCAAAGTTACTACGCCAATAGGGGAAGACAGGCTTCAAGCACGCAATCAAGCTGGAGAGGAGCTGATGAGGAACAGTACCAGGCTCCAACAGAGCAAG ATTCATCACATGGAGTGCCAGGATTTAATGACCAAGCAAATCAGCAAATGAATGGTTCTCAGCAGCCAGTTAATATAATGCATCCACCTGTACTACCCCAGCCAATGAATCCACCTCCCCAGCCAATGAATCCACCTCCCCAGGCAATGAATGCACCTCCCCAGCCAATGAATGCACCTCCCCAACCAATGAATGTCTTTCCATTTCCAATGAGCgtccacccaccacccccactaATGCATTTCCATCCATACatccaccctcctccaccactgaaTGTGCACGcaggaatccctgcagtgcaacCAACAGGAGCTGGAAACCTGCCTAAcagcccacctccaccaccacctccacctccaccagccCAATCGATGAACTATGCGATTCAGCAACACGACATGGCACAACCTCAA ATCATCCCTCCTCCGTGTAGCGTTCCAGAGGTGGATGTGCAGAGTAGTGCTGCCACTGTACCCAGTACATCTGGAGAATCCAGCAAAGCCATGCAGCTTCCACTTTCTATAGATGTCTCTCCTTCAACCTTTCAATCTGTCCAACAAGTCTTTGCATCTCTTTCAACTTCAAAGCCTACAGTAGAAAAAGAAAGCTTGAAGGAAGAATTTGAAACAGAAAAGCCCAAAAAGGACAAGGCAAGTCCTGCAGACTCG AAATGTACAATTCAAGAAAGGGCtgtggaagaagtgaaactaGCCATCAAGCCTTATTACCAAAAGAAGGAGATTACCAAGGATGAATATAAAGAAATTGTCCGCAAGGCTGTTGATAAG GTTTGCCACAGTAAGAGTGGTGAAGTCATCCCAGGAAAAGTAGCCAATTTGGTAAAAGCTTACGTAGAAAAATATAAACATGCCAGGAAAGGGAACCCAAAGCAAATTCCTGAGGAATGCAGTATCATTGGGAACAAATCTTTTTAA
- the scaf11 gene encoding protein SCAF11 isoform X2 yields MGRRKLPETAAAPDQDQDFDGGEGEQECAENGVLAATTTDQVDWCPICLNHFVDQEVAVPESCCHVFCLRCILAWAEKRNCCPIDRKPFSLVYKQVNIKSNVKIPIKQSFSKNSQEQQPCSIEDHCHSIAGGNVAFNDGFCTCLKEKCERGCAAWQQTDFCEIQSIFDTGSDKRNRTSKKNKNKINRKVCYQPCVRNDLNSFAPQYGKSEMSNFETEICTDYVDMCEITPLIRQKRRGPESNRPRWRLASTVLTTGMLRYGVDSIPVESDEAATALSQQDLMSETVFPSKPFALGRSVYFPGKVCALAGTRGGGEKKTLSGASGSTNAGNNETTPGRRRSMRISNAEKLDKSASSAQRSQSNSGASVPTTSPECARTPPKRGGKQKSKRKVETEQNKTPPDKKKTRVTRSSYKKSSSSSSDPNDSPFVSETEYQPLSNPDNSDASHSSSNDCGDRNPSVEKDNDEEENDKRQENKNSPVSEEDCAPNIDQINTEVSGISNLPPTTDDKNCGSCVEPNSGNSAENNDKEFIEKEQSSSKNGIYSLSEDVTCIDVTHSDQGIGQIKYLESPSKEDITDVEKKALVDDQNSEHSKVIEFRERMNNTCEDDTGKESVIENPEKCVEGIQSKGKMSSGSINSEQLEETDSVKVEENLDEPHSTSDCGSAVATESLIEIPGKFMNNSDLVREMSLESIKPEMFKKMGSLKKLSAKETSDSQRGTPEMFMEDNYPESEVLQNVKLERSDTDSMEVSALHEQKSDCKDGIDQQSSVEEPHEFVENDNVKSEISSGNIEPEQSEMNQEQVVSKPSQAADWKNAIIHQSSDEIPGKITEDKSLKSGIFSESDFNQMTSETQDTNNDKRTKSETLIDGTGCGAAEEFNLDNNEVVAMECDSPINDHQVSVAELESQKASEENEESSALSSDPSHNVLLPDVTFENTNNENIGQGPPEIELKKTAEQKGKDAPRRKSRFHAASTTWSPEKERKRERKRSRSKSQGRSGSGSSSQPQVRSSPRPRGRSSSRSQGRSESRSRGKSRSKSRGRSRSRSLSRGKSRSRSRGRSRSRGRSRSRSRSHGRSRSRSRGRSRSRGRSRSISRGRSPGRPRSLGKDHHGHLDRPLHERNRLKGEDSDRSNQASPSSRKRSRSPSKERDKEELASEVDKRSTEADRGRKDRPRSRSRSRSRKRYYSGDQEEKAGFSPGRRDRYIDDSWRNIRGKDRPRMNDWERPRGYDRFRKNNRSREFPQANRYPDEQSTISTNEYIDDRNPEWVVEQVQASSDVNMRENDYRNDAKWEENRYERDDSWGNRNFGWKRGRGRFRGGSFHGDQSEMPWQNRRSHFSGEQNNSGKYQGTGARRYNDHQQNRWRGESNTSSEARDRSGWSSFSSWNARKTLPADVQSYYANRGRQASSTQSSWRGADEEQYQAPTEQDSSHGVPGFNDQANQQMNGSQQPVNIMHPPVLPQPMNPPPQPMNPPPQAMNAPPQPMNAPPQPMNVFPFPMSVHPPPPLMHFHPYIHPPPPLNVHAGIPAVQPTGAGNLPNSPPPPPPPPPPAQSMNYAIQQHDMAQPQIIPPPCSVPEVDVQSSAATVPSTSGESSKAMQLPLSIDVSPSTFQSVQQVFASLSTSKPTVEKESLKEEFETEKPKKDKKCTIQERAVEEVKLAIKPYYQKKEITKDEYKEIVRKAVDKVCHSKSGEVIPGKVANLVKAYVEKYKHARKGNPKQIPEECSIIGNKSF; encoded by the exons AAAAGAAACTGCTGCCCAATAGACCGTAAGCCCTTCAGTCTGGTTTACAAACAAGTCAACATAAAGAGTAATGTAAAG ATTCCCATCAAGCAAAGCTTCAGTAAAAATTCACAAGAACAGCAGCCATGCAGCATTGAAGACCATTGTCACAGTATTGCAGG AGGAAACGTTGCCTTCAATGATGGGTTTTGCACATGCTTAAAGGAGAAGTGTGAAA GAGGCTGTGCTGCTTGGCAACAAACAGACTTTTGTGAAATACAAAGCATATTTGACACGGGCAGTGACAAAAGGAATAGGACTTCCAAGAAGAATAAAAATAAG ATCAACAGAAAAGTATGTTACCAGCCATGTGTCAGGAATGATCTGAACAGTTTCGCTCCACAATATGGGAAGTCAGAAATGTCCAATTTCGAAACTGAAATATG CACAGATTATGTTGACATGTGTGAAATTACACCACTAATCAGACAGAAGAGAAGAGGACCAGAATCAAATCGACCCCGGTGGCGTCTTGCTTCCACTGTTCTTACGACAGGAATGTTGAG ATACGGGGTAGACTCCATTCCTGTTGAATCTGATGAAGCAGCAACTGCTCTCTCGCAGCAAGATCTGATGTCAGAAACTGTGTTTCCGTCAAAACCATTTGCACTGGGACGTTCTG TTTATTTTCCTGGCAAGGTGTGTGCACTTGCTGGAACCAGAGGAGGTGGAGAGAAAAAGACTCTGTCCGGAGCATCAGGTAGTACTAATGCAGGGAATAATGAAACAACACCAGGCCGAAGAAGATCAATGCGTATCAGTAATGCAGAAAAATTGGATAAATCTGCCAGCTCCGCTCAGCGCTCACAGTCAAACTCAGGTGCCTCAGTTCCTACAACATCCCCAGAATGTGCAAGAACGCCACCTAAAAGGGGTGGAAAGCAGAAGTCAAAAAGGAAAGTGGAGACCGAACAAAATAAGACTCCCCCTGATAAAAAGAAGACCAGAGTTACTCGTAGTTCCTATAAGAAATCAAGTTCTAGTAGTTCAGACCCAAATGATAGTCCTTTTGTCAGTGAAACGGAATATCAACCGCTGAGCAATCCAGATAACAGTGATGCAAGCCATTCATCATCTAATGACTGTGGTGATCGCAATCCTTCAGTGGAGAAGGATAATGATGAAGAGGAGAATGACAAACGGCAAGAAAATAAAAATTCACCAGTCAGTGAAGAAGACTGTGCACCAAACATTGACCAGATCAATACTGAAGTCTCAGGAATCTCCAATCTTCCACCGACTACTGATGATAAAAATTGTGGAAGTTGTGTGGAACCTAACTCAGGTAATTCAGCAGAAAACAATGACAAGGAGTTTATTGAAAAGGAACAGAGTAGTTCAAAAAAtggaatttattctctcagtgAAGATGTAACTTGTATCGATGTGACTCATAGTGATCAAGGCATTGGTCAAATAAAATATCTGGAGAGTCCGTCAAAAGAAGATATTACTGATGTGGAAAAGAAGGCACTTGTAGATGATCAAAATTCTGAACACTCTAAAGTAATAGAATTCAGGGAAAGAATGAACAATACTTGTGAGGATGATACTGGAAAAGAGTCAGTAATTGAAAATCCAGAAAAATGTGTTGAAGGTATCCAATCCAAGGGTAAAATGTCTTCAGGAAGTATTAATTCTGAGCAGTTAGAAGAAACAGATTCTGTAAAAGTTGAAGAGAATCTAGATGAACCTCACAGTACATCTGACTGTGGAAGTGCTGTTGCTACAGAATCACTTATTGAAATTCCTGGAAAATTCATGAATAATAGTGATCTGGTGAGGGAAATGTCTTTGGAGAGTATCAAACCTGAGATGTTTAAAAAAATGGGATCTCTGAAAAAGTTGAGTGCTAAAGAAACATCTGATTCTCAAAGAGGTACTCCTGAAATGTTTATGGAGGACAACTATCCAGAAAGTGAAGTCTTGCAGAATGTAAAATTGGAGAGATCTGATACAGATTCTATGGAAGTTTCAGCTCTTCATGAGCAAAAATCTGATTGTAAGGATGGTATTGATCAACAGTCATCAGTTGAAGAGCCTCATGAGTTTGTGGAGAATGACAATGTGAAAAGTGAAATCAGCTCAGGGAATATTGAACCTGAACAATCTGAGATGAACCAGGAGCAAGTTGTAAGTAAGCCATCACAGGCAGCTGATTGGAAAAATGCTATTATTCACCAGTCATCTGATGAAATTCCTGGTAAAATTACAGAAGATAAAAGCCTGAAAAGTGGAATCTTCAGTGAATCTGATTTCAATCAAATGACTTCAGAGACACAAGACACCAATAATGATAAAAGAACCAAATCTGAGACGTTAATTGATGGGACCGGCTGTGGTGCTGctgaggagtttaatttggataacaaTGAAGTAGTGGCTATGGAATGTGATTCACCCATCAATGACCATCAAGTGTCTGTAGCAGAACTTGAATCTCAAAAAGCATCAGAAGAAAATGAAGAAAGTTCTGCTTTGTCCTCTGATCCTAGTCACAATGTATTGCTGCCTGATGTCACTTTTGAAAATACCAATAATGAAAACATAGGGCAAGGACCTCCTGAAATTGAACTTAAGAAAACAGCAGAGCAGAAAGGAAAAGATGCACCACGTCGCAAATCTAGGTTTCATGCAGCATCGACAACCTGGTCtccagaaaaagaaagaaaacgtgAACGGAAAAGATCCAGGTCCAAGTCCCAGGGACGATCTGGATCTGGGTCCAGCTCCCAGCCGCAAGTAAGGTCTAGTCCCAGACCACGGGGAAGATCCAGTTCCAGGTCACAAGGGAGGTCTGAATCCAGGTCACGAGGGAAGTCCAGATCTAAGTCGCGAGGTAGATCCAGGTCCAGATCCTTATCGCGTGGAAAGTCCAGATCCAGGTCCCGAGGACGATCCAGGTCCCGAGGAAGATCACGATCCAGGTCCAGATCACATGGAAGGTCCAGGTCCAGATCACGAGGAAGATCCAGATCACGTGGAAGGTCCAGGTCCATATCACGTGGAAGATCACCAGGAAGACCCAGGTCTTTGGGTAAAGACCATCATGGTCATTTGGACAGACCTTTGCATGAAAGAAATCGCTTGAAAGGAGAAGACAGTGACCGAAGCAACCAAGCCTCTCCGTCCTCTAGGAAAAGGTCCAGGTCTCCCAgcaaagagagagataaagaagaaCTTGCAAGTGAAGTTGACAAGAGGAGCACTGAAGCAGATAGAGGAAGAAAAGATAGACCACGCTCGAGGTCAAGATCTAGATCCAGAAAACGATATTATTCTGGAGACCAAGAAGAGAAAGCTGGTTTTTCTCCAGGCAGAAGAgacaggtacattgatgacagcTGGAGAAATATTCGAGGAAAGGATAGACCCAGAATGAATGACTGGGAAAGACCAAGAGGTTATGATAGATTCAGAAAAAATAATAGGAGTAGAGAATTTCCACAGGCTAACAGATATCCAGATGAACAGTCAACTATAAGCACTAATGAGTATATAGATGACCGGAATCCTGAATGGGTAGTGGAACAAGTGCAGGCATCTTCAGATGTCAATATGAGAGAAAATGACTACAGAAATGAtgctaaatgggaagaaaatagaTATGAAAGAGATGACTCTTGGGGTAATAGGAACTTTGGTTGGAAACGTGGTCGTGGACGTTTCCGGGGAGGCTCCTTCCATGGTGACCAAAGTGAAATGCCATGGCAGAACCGAAGGTCACATTTCTCAGGTGAGCAAAACAATTCAGGGAAATATCAAGGAACTGGAGCCCGTCGGTATAATGACCATCAACAAAATAGGTGGCGAGGTGAATCAAATACATCTTCAGAGGCCCGTGACCGTTCTGGATGGTCATCGTTCTCCAGTTGGAACGCAAGGAAAACTCTGCCAGCTGATGTCCAAAGTTACTACGCCAATAGGGGAAGACAGGCTTCAAGCACGCAATCAAGCTGGAGAGGAGCTGATGAGGAACAGTACCAGGCTCCAACAGAGCAAG ATTCATCACATGGAGTGCCAGGATTTAATGACCAAGCAAATCAGCAAATGAATGGTTCTCAGCAGCCAGTTAATATAATGCATCCACCTGTACTACCCCAGCCAATGAATCCACCTCCCCAGCCAATGAATCCACCTCCCCAGGCAATGAATGCACCTCCCCAGCCAATGAATGCACCTCCCCAACCAATGAATGTCTTTCCATTTCCAATGAGCgtccacccaccacccccactaATGCATTTCCATCCATACatccaccctcctccaccactgaaTGTGCACGcaggaatccctgcagtgcaacCAACAGGAGCTGGAAACCTGCCTAAcagcccacctccaccaccacctccacctccaccagccCAATCGATGAACTATGCGATTCAGCAACACGACATGGCACAACCTCAA ATCATCCCTCCTCCGTGTAGCGTTCCAGAGGTGGATGTGCAGAGTAGTGCTGCCACTGTACCCAGTACATCTGGAGAATCCAGCAAAGCCATGCAGCTTCCACTTTCTATAGATGTCTCTCCTTCAACCTTTCAATCTGTCCAACAAGTCTTTGCATCTCTTTCAACTTCAAAGCCTACAGTAGAAAAAGAAAGCTTGAAGGAAGAATTTGAAACAGAAAAGCCCAAAAAGGACAAG AAATGTACAATTCAAGAAAGGGCtgtggaagaagtgaaactaGCCATCAAGCCTTATTACCAAAAGAAGGAGATTACCAAGGATGAATATAAAGAAATTGTCCGCAAGGCTGTTGATAAG GTTTGCCACAGTAAGAGTGGTGAAGTCATCCCAGGAAAAGTAGCCAATTTGGTAAAAGCTTACGTAGAAAAATATAAACATGCCAGGAAAGGGAACCCAAAGCAAATTCCTGAGGAATGCAGTATCATTGGGAACAAATCTTTTTAA